A window of the Nitrosococcus wardiae genome harbors these coding sequences:
- a CDS encoding beta-phosphoglucomutase family hydrolase translates to MTVTGAIIRLSPRDYDAVLFDLDGVLTQTASVHAAAWKRLFDAFLKRRAAQTGEAFKPFDIEHDYRRYVDGKPRYDGVATFLESRGIDLPFGSPEDSLEAQTVQALGRLKDQYFKQHLEQHGVEVYDAAITLVRILRAQEIRTAVVSSSNNCAAVLEATGIAQLFDTRVDGRDITRLHLKGKPAPDAFLEAARRLKVEPSRAVVVEDAIAGVEAGRAGLFGGVIGVDRICQSQSLREAGADIVVTNLAQVQVAVEPPSAWSLVYEDFDPARVGTREALCALGNGYFTTRGAAAWTRADGTHYPGTYLVGGYNRLRTDIAGRVVENEDLVNFPNWLTLTFRIANEDWFDESTVTLLSYRQELDLRRGMLLRELRFEDSQGRRSTLKERRLVSMADMHLGALELSLTAENWSGNITICSALDGRIVNGGAKLYKRFNNRHLQPVAGEIIGEDGVHLLVRTNQSHIHVAQAARTRAFLGSEILKAPRRLLHEPGYIGQEFDVALGQGETLVLEKLAFLYTSRDQAISEPGLAAHKAIARAGCFRAAAAEHMLAWKHLWRRFDVHLRPAGDGFQLNVPMLLRLNMFQLLQATSLNSIGLDIGVPARGWTGEAYQGHIFWDELFIFPTLNFRAPEITRSLLLYRYRRLDEARAAARCAGYQGAMFPWQSGSNGQEETQELNLNPWSERWVPDNTYLQRHVGSAIAWNVWQYFQVTGDMEFLQFYGAELILEIARFWSSIATFNEARKRYEIRGVVGPDEFHEGYPDSPSPGVNNNAYTNIMAVWVCRRALDVLDLLPDIRRAEFIARLGLSPEETARWDNISRQMFVPFHGAGIISQFEGYEQLAELDWEGYRSRYGNIQRLELILEAENDSANRYKASKQADVLMLFYLFSADELRELFAHLGYSLPPEAIPRNVAYYDDRSSHGSTLSRVVHAWVLARSNRPRSMAYYAEALQSDVNDIQQGTTAEGVHLGAMAGTVDLVQRVSTGIEVTGDVLRLNPQLPKELDRLDMRIRYRGHTLDLRLTRDTLTVHGREPGAAPINLAFRDTVYKFVGGSIRVFKLGRAA, encoded by the coding sequence ATGACTGTCACTGGCGCAATCATCAGGCTCTCGCCGCGGGATTATGACGCGGTTTTATTCGATCTTGACGGCGTATTGACCCAAACTGCAAGCGTACACGCGGCTGCCTGGAAAAGGCTCTTTGACGCCTTCCTCAAGCGTCGCGCCGCGCAAACCGGTGAAGCATTCAAGCCCTTTGACATTGAGCATGACTACCGGCGTTATGTGGACGGCAAGCCCCGTTACGATGGTGTGGCCACCTTTCTCGAATCGCGCGGGATCGATTTGCCTTTCGGCTCACCCGAAGACAGTCTTGAGGCCCAAACCGTGCAGGCGTTGGGCAGGCTGAAAGATCAGTACTTCAAACAGCATCTCGAGCAGCACGGCGTCGAAGTCTATGACGCGGCGATCACGCTCGTGAGAATACTCCGGGCACAGGAGATCAGGACAGCAGTGGTATCTTCAAGCAACAACTGCGCAGCGGTGCTCGAGGCAACGGGCATAGCACAGCTCTTTGATACGCGCGTGGACGGGAGGGATATTACCCGCCTGCATCTTAAAGGTAAGCCTGCGCCCGACGCCTTCTTGGAGGCGGCGCGACGCTTAAAGGTGGAACCCTCGCGTGCGGTCGTTGTAGAGGACGCGATCGCCGGGGTCGAGGCCGGGCGCGCCGGCCTTTTCGGTGGCGTCATTGGCGTCGATCGCATCTGCCAGTCGCAGTCCTTGCGCGAAGCGGGCGCCGATATCGTGGTGACCAACCTGGCGCAGGTCCAGGTGGCCGTGGAGCCCCCTTCCGCCTGGTCGCTGGTGTACGAGGACTTCGATCCAGCGCGCGTGGGTACCCGGGAGGCGCTGTGCGCCCTCGGGAACGGCTATTTCACCACCCGCGGGGCCGCTGCTTGGACTCGGGCAGATGGCACCCATTATCCCGGCACGTATCTGGTAGGCGGATATAATCGACTGCGCACTGATATCGCTGGCCGGGTGGTTGAAAATGAGGACCTCGTCAATTTCCCCAATTGGCTCACCCTTACATTTCGCATCGCAAACGAGGATTGGTTCGATGAGAGCACAGTCACCCTTCTTTCTTACCGCCAGGAACTCGACCTGCGGCGGGGCATGTTACTGCGGGAGTTGCGCTTCGAGGACAGCCAGGGACGCCGCAGTACCCTAAAAGAGCGTCGCCTGGTCTCGATGGCCGACATGCACCTTGGTGCGCTTGAGCTTAGCCTGACCGCAGAAAACTGGTCCGGGAACATCACCATCTGCTCGGCGCTCGATGGCCGTATCGTCAATGGGGGCGCAAAACTATATAAAAGATTCAATAATAGACACCTGCAACCTGTAGCAGGCGAAATCATTGGCGAAGACGGGGTGCATCTGCTCGTGCGCACGAATCAGTCGCATATTCATGTGGCCCAGGCGGCACGAACGCGTGCCTTTCTCGGAAGCGAGATTCTTAAAGCGCCGCGGCGGCTGTTACACGAGCCGGGCTATATCGGGCAGGAGTTTGATGTGGCGCTCGGACAGGGCGAAACGCTCGTACTAGAGAAACTCGCCTTTCTTTATACTTCGCGCGATCAGGCCATCTCCGAGCCTGGTCTGGCGGCGCATAAAGCCATCGCCCGTGCCGGCTGTTTCAGGGCAGCCGCGGCGGAGCACATGTTGGCCTGGAAGCATCTCTGGCGTCGCTTCGATGTGCATCTGCGGCCAGCGGGCGACGGGTTTCAATTGAACGTTCCTATGCTGCTCCGGTTAAATATGTTTCAGCTCCTACAGGCAACCTCACTGAACTCCATCGGATTGGACATTGGCGTGCCAGCGCGCGGTTGGACCGGGGAGGCCTACCAGGGCCACATCTTTTGGGACGAGTTGTTCATCTTCCCCACTCTCAACTTCCGGGCGCCCGAGATCACCCGCTCGCTTCTCTTGTATCGCTACCGCCGCCTGGATGAGGCGCGCGCCGCGGCTCGATGTGCGGGATACCAGGGCGCCATGTTCCCCTGGCAAAGCGGCAGCAATGGGCAGGAGGAAACGCAGGAGCTCAATCTAAATCCATGGTCGGAGCGCTGGGTACCCGATAACACCTACTTACAGCGCCACGTCGGCAGCGCTATCGCCTGGAACGTCTGGCAATACTTTCAGGTCACCGGCGATATGGAGTTCCTGCAGTTCTACGGCGCTGAGCTCATTCTTGAGATCGCCCGCTTCTGGTCGAGCATCGCCACTTTTAACGAGGCGCGCAAGCGCTACGAGATCCGGGGCGTAGTCGGTCCTGATGAGTTTCACGAGGGCTATCCGGATTCACCGAGCCCTGGGGTTAACAACAATGCCTACACCAATATCATGGCAGTGTGGGTATGCCGCCGAGCGCTAGACGTGCTCGATCTGCTTCCCGATATTCGCCGCGCCGAGTTCATAGCACGGCTGGGCTTATCCCCGGAGGAGACCGCCCGCTGGGACAACATCAGCCGCCAGATGTTCGTGCCATTTCACGGAGCCGGGATCATCAGCCAGTTCGAGGGCTATGAGCAACTCGCCGAACTCGATTGGGAAGGTTATCGGAGTCGGTATGGCAATATCCAGCGGCTGGAGCTTATCCTTGAAGCAGAAAACGACAGCGCAAATCGCTATAAGGCCTCAAAGCAAGCCGATGTGTTAATGCTGTTTTATCTATTCTCCGCCGATGAGTTGCGTGAGCTGTTTGCCCACCTTGGATATTCCTTGCCACCTGAGGCTATTCCGCGCAATGTGGCTTATTATGATGACCGCTCGTCCCACGGGTCCACCCTGTCCCGTGTGGTGCATGCGTGGGTGCTAGCGCGATCGAACCGGCCACGCTCAATGGCCTACTACGCAGAGGCGCTGCAGAGCGATGTGAACGATATCCAGCAGGGGACGACGGCCGAGGGCGTGCATCTCGGTGCAATGGCAGGAACGGTTGATCTGGTACAGCGCGTCTCGACGGGAATCGAGGTCACAGGCGATGTCCTGCGGCTCAATCCGCAATTACCCAAGGAATTGGATCGCCTTGATATGCGCATCCGCTACCGGGGGCATACGCTCGATCTGCGGCTTACCCGCGACACGCTCACCGTGCACGGACGCGAACCTGGGGCTGCACCGATTAACCTAGCATTCAGGGATACGGTGTATAAGTTCGTGGGCGGTAGCATACGTGTTTTTAAGCTCGGCAGGGCAGCATAG
- a CDS encoding DUF1622 domain-containing protein has translation MSEIIKPIAEWFAAIVEALGVCIITAFALHTLIFAAIRLLKQDKTETIFSKVRQRLGRGILLGLEFLVAADIIHTVAVELTFKTVGTLAIIVLIRTFLSFTLEVELTGRWPWQEKR, from the coding sequence GTGTCTGAGATTATAAAACCCATCGCGGAGTGGTTTGCGGCGATTGTTGAGGCGCTTGGTGTCTGTATTATCACTGCGTTTGCACTCCACACCTTAATTTTTGCGGCGATTCGGCTGCTTAAGCAGGATAAAACTGAAACAATCTTTTCCAAGGTCCGTCAACGCCTTGGGCGCGGCATTCTACTTGGCTTGGAGTTTCTCGTTGCGGCAGACATCATCCATACCGTCGCGGTGGAGTTAACATTCAAAACTGTAGGCACACTCGCCATCATCGTGCTTATCCGTACGTTTCTTAGCTTTACGTTGGAGGTAGAATTGACCGGTCGCTGGCCCTGGCAGGAGAAGAGGTAA
- a CDS encoding 4Fe-4S dicluster domain-containing protein yields the protein MQSKKLAKTALDTLIQVLKEQGYQVLGPQIRADAVIFDELASAEDLPRGIKSVQEPGSYRLIDEGDERLFDFVHGPESLKRLLFAPEETLWTVSTNGEVRFNDTLSEAPPVAVIGARACDIAGMQVQDRTFLQGSYAQYTDPYYATRRDNLFLVAVNCTRSAATCFCTSMDTGPRAREGFDLALTELENEFLVEIGSAAGKAVAAKLPLKAVTQQDTQTAAEAIQSAADSQVRRLDTTHIYELLFDNLEHPRWDDVASRCLSCANCVMVCPTCFCHREYDEMSLEGNHSQHKRQWDACFTLEHGSVHGGHLRPQIKQRYRQWLTHKLGAWIEQFGVSGCVGCGRCITWCPTGIDLTEEVAAIRHQPGLKSHD from the coding sequence ATGCAATCCAAAAAATTAGCCAAGACGGCATTAGATACGCTGATCCAGGTCCTGAAAGAACAAGGCTATCAAGTCTTAGGCCCACAAATTCGTGCCGATGCGGTTATTTTCGATGAACTTGCCAGCGCGGAAGATCTGCCTCGGGGGATCAAAAGCGTACAGGAACCGGGAAGTTATCGCTTGATCGATGAGGGGGACGAACGCCTATTCGATTTTGTCCATGGTCCCGAATCCCTAAAACGTTTGCTCTTTGCCCCGGAGGAAACCCTATGGACCGTTTCCACCAACGGAGAAGTCCGCTTTAATGACACCCTGTCCGAGGCTCCGCCCGTAGCCGTCATTGGAGCCCGAGCCTGCGATATTGCCGGCATGCAGGTACAAGACCGCACTTTTCTCCAGGGAAGCTATGCCCAATATACCGATCCCTACTATGCCACTCGCCGTGACAATCTATTTTTAGTCGCTGTCAACTGTACCCGTTCCGCAGCCACCTGTTTTTGCACTTCCATGGACACTGGCCCTCGGGCACGGGAGGGCTTTGATCTGGCCCTGACCGAGTTAGAAAATGAGTTTTTAGTAGAAATCGGCAGCGCTGCGGGCAAGGCGGTCGCCGCCAAGCTCCCCCTGAAAGCGGTCACTCAACAGGATACCCAAACAGCGGCAGAGGCGATTCAATCGGCAGCCGACAGTCAGGTGCGCCGCTTGGATACGACCCATATTTACGAACTCCTCTTTGATAACTTGGAGCATCCCCGCTGGGACGATGTGGCTTCCCGCTGCCTTTCCTGCGCTAACTGCGTCATGGTGTGCCCCACCTGTTTTTGCCACCGGGAATATGACGAGATGTCTTTAGAGGGCAATCACAGCCAACATAAACGGCAGTGGGATGCCTGCTTTACCCTAGAACATGGTTCAGTTCACGGCGGGCATCTTCGTCCTCAAATTAAACAACGTTACCGGCAATGGCTGACCCACAAACTCGGCGCTTGGATTGAGCAATTTGGGGTTTCAGGGTGTGTCGGCTGCGGCCGCTGTATCACCTGGTGTCCCACCGGGATTGATCTCACCGAAGAAGTTGCCGCCATTCGCCACCAGCCAGGGCTTAAATCCCATGACTAA
- a CDS encoding FAD/NAD(P)-binding protein: MTKTPSSNPYLPLAAEVVERIDEAPGIFTLRLRLRDPKARAAYQFQPGQFNMLYLFGIGEVAISIVSDPKDPEIIDHTIRAVGRVTKGLVRLGPGATLGLRGPFGRGWPVAEAKGKGLLMVTGGVGCAPTASAIQYAIQRREDYGPLAIAHGVKRPSELIYTERFRSWESAPQTQVLLAAGHAEPGWQGKVGLVTEVLDDVAPEALQGIAMMCGPEVMLQAVAENLMERGAAIENIYVSMERNMQCALGHCGNCQFGKEFLCKDGPVFPYAKVQKLLSVKGY, translated from the coding sequence ATGACTAAAACTCCCTCTTCCAATCCTTATCTCCCCCTAGCCGCCGAGGTGGTAGAGCGTATTGACGAAGCCCCTGGAATTTTTACCCTTCGCTTGCGGCTACGGGATCCCAAAGCGCGGGCGGCTTATCAATTCCAGCCAGGTCAATTCAATATGCTTTATCTATTCGGGATTGGCGAAGTGGCCATTTCCATTGTCTCTGACCCCAAGGATCCGGAAATCATCGACCATACCATTCGCGCCGTGGGTCGGGTGACCAAGGGCTTGGTCCGCCTTGGGCCTGGCGCTACCCTGGGGCTGCGGGGACCTTTTGGCCGTGGTTGGCCCGTGGCAGAGGCCAAAGGCAAAGGGCTCTTAATGGTCACCGGTGGAGTGGGCTGTGCTCCTACCGCCTCGGCCATCCAATACGCCATCCAACGGCGGGAGGATTATGGCCCCTTGGCTATCGCCCATGGTGTTAAGCGCCCGAGCGAGCTTATCTACACCGAACGGTTTCGCTCTTGGGAATCTGCCCCCCAAACCCAGGTCCTATTGGCGGCGGGCCACGCTGAACCAGGATGGCAAGGCAAAGTAGGTTTAGTCACCGAAGTGCTCGATGACGTGGCTCCTGAGGCGTTGCAAGGCATTGCCATGATGTGTGGACCGGAGGTCATGCTCCAGGCGGTAGCGGAGAATCTCATGGAACGGGGCGCTGCCATTGAAAACATCTACGTTTCCATGGAACGCAACATGCAATGTGCCCTTGGCCATTGTGGCAATTGTCAATTCGGAAAAGAATTCCTGTGTAAGGACGGTCCTGTGTTTCCCTATGCCAAGGTCCAAAAGCTGTTGTCCGTAAAAGGATATTAA
- a CDS encoding sulfhydrogenase subunit delta gives MSKLRIAVHKFASCDGCQLQFLNLEQELLTLAERVDIAHFIEASSDLGEGPYDVSFVEGSVSTPEEIKRIRQIRQQSRQVIAIGACATGGGIQALRNWGQHEAFLKAVYASPEYIDSLEHSTPFSDHIRLDAELWGCPPDQGQLKRMLADLMAGVTPFVPGESVCLQCKRQGNVCVLVAKGEPCLGPVTRTGCGALCPYQERDCYGCFGPQAGGNTTALGRRFLGLGLSPEAIKHRYRFIYNWAPAFREASQEWESKDITYTPLPSKKEGEWS, from the coding sequence ATGAGCAAGTTGCGCATCGCGGTCCATAAATTCGCCTCCTGTGATGGCTGCCAACTCCAGTTTCTCAACCTGGAGCAAGAGTTATTAACTTTGGCGGAGCGGGTCGACATTGCCCACTTTATAGAGGCTTCCAGCGACTTGGGGGAAGGCCCCTATGATGTCTCCTTTGTGGAGGGCTCGGTCTCTACCCCCGAAGAAATCAAACGTATCCGGCAAATCCGTCAACAAAGTCGGCAGGTCATTGCCATAGGCGCCTGCGCCACCGGCGGCGGCATCCAGGCCTTACGAAACTGGGGCCAACATGAGGCCTTTCTCAAAGCGGTCTACGCCAGCCCTGAATATATCGACAGCCTGGAACATTCTACCCCCTTTTCCGATCATATCCGTCTTGATGCCGAGCTTTGGGGTTGTCCTCCCGACCAGGGGCAGCTCAAACGGATGTTGGCCGATCTGATGGCGGGAGTGACTCCTTTTGTGCCGGGGGAATCGGTTTGCCTGCAATGCAAGCGCCAGGGTAACGTATGCGTGCTAGTGGCCAAGGGAGAACCTTGTTTGGGGCCAGTGACCCGGACCGGTTGCGGTGCCCTTTGCCCCTACCAGGAGCGTGATTGTTACGGCTGCTTCGGTCCTCAGGCCGGCGGCAATACCACCGCCCTGGGCCGCCGTTTTCTGGGGCTAGGCCTCTCGCCGGAGGCCATTAAGCACCGTTACCGCTTTATTTATAACTGGGCTCCTGCCTTCCGGGAAGCTTCCCAGGAATGGGAGAGCAAGGATATTACCTATACCCCTCTACCTTCCAAAAAAGAGGGAGAATGGTCATGA
- a CDS encoding Ni/Fe hydrogenase subunit alpha, producing the protein MNTRRIEVPVLTRVEGEGALYARIEKKQVTDLRLRIFEPPRFFEKFLQGRSWKEVPDIVARICGICPVAYQMSATHAIENAFKATITPEIRALRRLYYCGEWMESHSLHIHLLAAPDFLGYPSAMAMAKDHPEVVKRGMHLQGLGNRILKIFGGRPVNPVGVRVGGFYRAPSRQEARELLELLQSALPSAEALVRWTANLKLPEVNRPAPFVSLRHPNEYPMNEGRLVSSQGLNIGAAEFEHHMIEYQVPHSTALHAHLQGQPYWVGPLARLNNNLDRLPPETATLLQETGISWPSTNPYHSIIARALEVHLALLEAVHLLKHYHRPRQAYVAIEPRAGIGMAATEAPRGTLWHRYELDAEGFVRQARIVPPTSQNQAQMEADMRASILESLDFDDEALRLRLESGIRNYDPCISCSTHFLRLEIERA; encoded by the coding sequence ATGAACACCCGCCGCATTGAAGTTCCAGTACTCACCCGCGTGGAAGGGGAAGGTGCCCTTTATGCGCGTATTGAAAAAAAACAGGTTACGGATCTGCGTCTGCGGATTTTTGAACCGCCGCGCTTTTTTGAAAAATTCCTGCAAGGCAGAAGCTGGAAAGAAGTCCCGGATATTGTGGCCCGCATCTGCGGCATCTGCCCAGTGGCCTATCAAATGAGCGCCACCCATGCCATTGAAAACGCCTTTAAGGCCACGATTACCCCAGAGATTCGGGCTCTGCGCCGCCTCTATTACTGCGGTGAGTGGATGGAAAGCCACAGTTTGCATATTCATCTACTGGCCGCCCCGGATTTCCTAGGTTATCCCAGCGCCATGGCCATGGCAAAGGATCACCCCGAGGTGGTCAAACGGGGGATGCACTTGCAAGGACTAGGCAACCGAATTTTGAAAATCTTTGGCGGCCGTCCGGTCAATCCGGTGGGCGTGCGGGTGGGCGGCTTCTATCGCGCCCCGAGTCGACAAGAGGCCAGGGAGCTGCTGGAACTGCTCCAATCTGCGCTACCCAGCGCCGAAGCCCTGGTACGTTGGACTGCCAACTTAAAGCTGCCGGAAGTCAACCGGCCTGCCCCCTTTGTCTCCCTGCGCCACCCTAACGAATATCCCATGAATGAAGGCCGTCTCGTTTCCAGTCAAGGCCTAAACATTGGGGCGGCAGAATTTGAACACCACATGATCGAATATCAAGTTCCCCACTCCACCGCCCTGCATGCTCACCTTCAGGGTCAGCCCTATTGGGTCGGTCCCCTGGCGCGCCTGAATAATAATCTGGATCGCCTACCCCCAGAAACGGCCACCCTGCTCCAGGAAACCGGGATCAGCTGGCCCAGCACCAATCCCTATCACAGTATCATTGCCCGCGCCTTAGAAGTCCATTTAGCCTTGCTCGAAGCCGTTCATCTCCTAAAGCACTATCACCGTCCTCGCCAGGCTTATGTAGCTATCGAACCCCGCGCCGGTATCGGGATGGCCGCCACAGAGGCCCCGCGAGGAACGCTTTGGCACCGCTACGAATTGGACGCCGAGGGCTTTGTGCGCCAGGCTCGGATTGTGCCACCGACCAGCCAGAACCAAGCCCAAATGGAAGCGGATATGCGGGCCAGCATCCTAGAATCCCTAGATTTTGATGACGAGGCATTACGGCTGCGGCTGGAATCTGGTATCCGCAATTATGATCCTTGTATTTCTTGTTCTACCCACTTTCTCCGGCTAGAGATAGAGCGGGCATAA
- a CDS encoding sulfite exporter TauE/SafE family protein, translated as MKIAVTITLALALLVGLTIGALGGGGSVLTLPIFVYLLGIPAQQAIPMSMLIVGSTSFLGALLHYYYGHFHTKATLLFAVTGMMGAFLGSFLTNKVSQPLLMLIFATLMLTAGIAMLRTRGASQGQQKCHVVRCLAIGAGVGTLTGFLGIGGGFMIVPALVLFAGIPTKNAMGVSLAVITLNSAAGLMGLIQHTSINWKLTLSFLGLALIGMLAGIVIKKSSRATPSQRIRLDYHCASLSHSRCQSLGFLEALRPIAWIFHH; from the coding sequence ATGAAAATAGCCGTTACTATCACCCTAGCGCTCGCCCTCTTGGTTGGGCTAACAATTGGCGCATTGGGTGGGGGAGGATCCGTCCTAACATTGCCTATCTTCGTGTATCTACTAGGGATCCCTGCCCAACAGGCCATACCCATGTCAATGCTGATAGTAGGGAGCACCAGTTTCCTAGGAGCGCTCCTCCACTACTATTATGGGCACTTTCATACTAAAGCAACCCTATTATTTGCAGTAACAGGAATGATGGGAGCTTTCCTCGGTTCATTCCTCACCAATAAGGTCTCGCAACCATTACTCATGCTTATCTTCGCCACTCTAATGCTGACGGCGGGCATCGCTATGCTCCGAACGCGCGGGGCATCACAAGGCCAACAGAAGTGCCATGTCGTCCGTTGTCTGGCAATTGGTGCCGGCGTAGGCACTCTCACTGGCTTTCTTGGCATCGGCGGGGGCTTTATGATTGTACCTGCCCTGGTGTTATTCGCTGGCATACCAACTAAAAACGCCATGGGAGTGTCATTGGCGGTCATCACACTAAACTCAGCGGCAGGATTGATGGGCCTTATTCAGCATACTTCAATCAATTGGAAACTAACCCTCAGCTTTTTGGGGCTAGCCCTCATAGGAATGCTCGCTGGCATTGTCATTAAAAAAAGTTCGCGGGCAACACCTTCGCAAAGGATTCGGCTGGATTATCATTGTGCTAGCCTTAGTCATAGCAGGTGTCAATCTCTTGGGTTTCTCGAAGCCCTTCGGCCAATAGCCTGGATATTTCACCACTAA
- a CDS encoding cation:proton antiporter, with protein sequence MELFYILLVLLLATRLFGELAKRVGQPPLIGEVVAGIVLSALAAEFPDIFPEPADLIEDPVFTALTDLAIFFLMLLAGMHLRLHELAKASGNAFFIAVGGMAVPMAVGVGLGWLLVPDSDYKQAHTLFLATTLSITALPVSVRILMDLGRLHSRIGQVIVLAAFINEVLGLFLLAVLMAMINTGELPDVASFMYLLGQALLFFMVTGVVGYFTLPFIGKFITLFRLDEINFSGLLIIALANSVLAEVLGMHFILGAFITGVLFTPSTIDETAYEEIRRRLSGISEGFLAPLFFASIGLHIDLNALVKDPIFIIYFIYAAFACKFLGAGLPAYWMGFSSRDAAAIGVGMSARGAVELIIANIALRAGLFQRPEPTPPFIENLFSAIVIMALVTTLVTPIVLKRLLGAGKEADKESNNSASTHADSK encoded by the coding sequence GTGGAGTTGTTCTATATACTGCTGGTTCTGTTGCTGGCAACACGCCTGTTCGGTGAACTCGCCAAGCGAGTAGGACAGCCCCCTCTCATTGGCGAAGTGGTGGCCGGGATCGTACTGAGCGCTCTTGCGGCTGAGTTTCCTGATATCTTTCCCGAACCGGCCGACCTCATCGAGGATCCAGTCTTCACTGCTCTCACCGATCTTGCCATTTTCTTTCTGATGTTATTGGCGGGAATGCATTTACGTCTGCATGAGCTGGCTAAAGCCTCCGGTAATGCTTTTTTCATCGCCGTGGGCGGAATGGCGGTACCCATGGCTGTAGGAGTGGGGCTAGGATGGCTGCTTGTCCCCGACTCCGATTATAAACAGGCCCACACCCTATTTCTTGCCACTACCCTTTCCATCACAGCGCTCCCCGTCTCGGTGCGCATCCTTATGGATTTGGGTAGGCTTCATTCACGGATAGGCCAGGTTATCGTCTTGGCAGCCTTCATCAATGAAGTTCTGGGTTTGTTCCTCCTCGCAGTGCTAATGGCCATGATCAATACGGGTGAACTCCCCGACGTCGCCTCGTTCATGTATTTGCTCGGTCAGGCCCTGCTCTTCTTTATGGTAACTGGCGTGGTGGGTTATTTCACGCTCCCCTTCATCGGTAAATTCATCACCCTGTTTCGCCTTGATGAGATTAACTTCAGCGGCCTGCTCATCATTGCGCTGGCCAATTCTGTGCTCGCTGAAGTGCTGGGCATGCACTTTATCCTCGGCGCTTTTATTACCGGTGTGCTCTTCACTCCAAGCACTATCGACGAGACTGCCTATGAAGAGATTAGACGCAGGCTCAGTGGAATCAGCGAGGGCTTTCTCGCCCCCCTATTCTTCGCTTCCATTGGCCTGCACATCGATTTGAATGCTCTCGTCAAAGATCCCATATTCATCATCTATTTCATCTACGCCGCTTTCGCCTGCAAGTTCCTTGGAGCCGGACTGCCCGCTTATTGGATGGGATTTTCCTCCCGTGACGCCGCCGCTATAGGAGTAGGCATGAGCGCCCGTGGCGCCGTTGAACTCATCATTGCCAACATCGCCTTGCGGGCGGGGTTATTCCAACGACCGGAACCCACTCCCCCTTTCATAGAAAACTTATTCTCAGCCATTGTCATCATGGCCCTAGTGACCACATTGGTGACACCGATTGTCCTCAAGAGATTACTAGGAGCGGGAAAAGAGGCAGATAAGGAGTCCAATAACTCTGCCTCTACTCACGCCGATTCAAAGTAA